The sequence GCATCGCTTGAAGACCGTTGAACGCCACGCCGTGATCGAGGCCATCGCCGAAGCCCGTGCCCAGGGTGACCTGTCGGAAAACGCCGAATACGAAGCCGCCAAAGACAAACAAGGCTTCATCGAAGGTCGCATCCTCGAAATCGAAGGCAAGCTGGCCGCCGCCAAAATCATCAATCCGGCGGAGTTGGATGCGGGCGGTCGCGTGGTGTTTGGTGCCACCGTCGAGCTGGAAGACGAAGACAGTGGCAAGCG is a genomic window of Vitreoscilla filiformis containing:
- the greA gene encoding transcription elongation factor GreA; its protein translation is MSTIPLTKRGAEKLKEELHRLKTVERHAVIEAIAEARAQGDLSENAEYEAAKDKQGFIEGRILEIEGKLAAAKIINPAELDAGGRVVFGATVELEDEDSGKRVTYQIVGDDEADLKLGLVSISSPIARALIGKEVGDVAVVRAPGGERGYEIINVQYK